Within Actinosynnema pretiosum, the genomic segment CTGCGCGGCACCGCGTTCGCCGTCTCCGACACGTTCCAGGTGGGCGGTTTCGCGGCGTCGGGCACGGCCGCGCTCGCCCCCGACGGGCAGTCCGCGGACCTCACCGGCGGCGGCTACTGCGGCTGGAACGTCCCGGCGCCCGGCTTCTACAACCCGACCAACCCGCAACCGGGGATGACCGCGCTGGAGCTGTCCTGCGCGCCCGGCGGGCTGCTGCGCCCGAAGCCCTGCTTCGAGATCACCTGATCCGGGATCACCTGATCCGGGACCACCTGAGCGGAACCGGCCCCTCGGCGGGCGAGGCGCGGTGACCGGGCGCTCCCCGGTCACCGCGGCAGGCCGCCTCACTCCGCGTAGATCTCCCGGATCTGCGCGTCGAAGTCCGCGCGCACCACGTTCCGCTTCAGCTTCAGCGACGGCGTCAGGTGCCCCGACGCCTCGGTGAACTGCCCGTCCAGGACGCGGAACTCGCGGACCGCCTCGGCGCGCGACACCGCCGAGTTGCCGAGGTCCACCGCGAGCTGCACCTCCGCCAGCAGGTCCGGGTCCTCGCGGAGCTGGCGCGGCGTCAGGTCCCCCTTGCCGTTCTGGGCGGCCCAGCGGGGCAGCATCTCCTCGTCCAGGGTGATCAGGGCGGCGATGAACGGCTTCGCGTCGCCGACGACCATGCACTCGGCCACGAGCGCGTGCGAGCGGATGCGGTCCTCGATGACGGCCGGGGCGACGTTCTTGCCGCCCGACGTCACGATGATCTCCTTCTTGCGGCCGGTGATCCTGAGGTAGCCCTCCTCGTCCAGGGAGCCGAGGTCGCCGGTGCTGAACCAGCCGTCCGCGTCCAGCACGGCGGCGGTGGCCTCGGGGTTGTTCCAGTAGCCGGTGAAGATGTGCTCGCCCTTGAGCTGGACCTCGCCGTCGTCGGCGATGCGCACCGACGAGCCCGGCAGCGGCAGGCCGACCGTGCCGATCTTCTGCACGTCCGGCGGGTTCGTCGTGGTGGCGGCGCTGGACTCGGCCAGGCCGTAGCCCTCCAGCACCACGAAGCCGAGGCCCCGGTAGAAGTGGCCGAGGCGCTCGCCGAGCGGGGCCCCGCCGGACAGGGCGTAGGCGGCCCGGCCGCCGAGGACCGCGCGGAGCTTGCCGTACACGAGCCGGTCGAACAGCTTGTGCTTGAGCTTGAGCGCCAGTCCGGGCCCGGAGGGGGTCTCCAGCGCCCTGCTGTACGCGATGGACGTGTCCACCGCCAGGTCGAACACCTTCTGCTTGCCGCCCGCGACGGCCTGGGCGCGCGCCGAGTTGTAGACCTTCTCGAACACGCGCGGCACGGCGGGCAGGAAGGTGGGCTGGAACGCGGTCAGCGCGGCGGGCAGGTCCTTGAGGTCGCTGACGTGGCCGAGCTTGACCGGGGCGGCGAGCGAGCAGAGCTGGATGACGCGGCCCAGCACGTGCGCCAGCGGCAGGAACAGCAGCGAGGAGGCGTCGTCGTGGAACAGCGGTCGCAGCCGGGCGATGGTGTTGCCGCACTCCGCCAGCAGGTTCCGGTGGGTGATCACGCAGCCCTTGGGGCGGCCGGTGGTGCCGGAGGTGTAGACGATCGTGGCCAGCTCGTCCGCGCCGAGGCCCGCGATCCGCTCGTCGAGCACCTCGTCGGTGACGGACGCGCCGCCCGCGTCGAGCTGGTCGAGCGCGCCGTCGTCGATGGTCCAGACCTGCTTGAGCGCCGGTAAGCCGGGCCGGACCTTGGCCACCAGCGAGCGGTGCGCCTCGGTCTCCACGACGATGGCGACCGCGCCGGAGTCCCGGAGGATCCACTCGACCTGCTCGGCCGACGAGGTCTCGTAGACGGGCACGGGCACCGCGCCCGCGCCCCAGGCGGCGTAGTCCAGGACGGTCCACTCGTAGCGGGTGCGCGACATGATCGCGACCTTGTCGCGCGGCCCGACGCCCGAGGCGATCAGCCCCTTGGCGGCCGAGCGCACCTCGGCGAGGAACCGGGCCGCGGTGACGTCCCGCCACGCGCCGTCGACCTGGCGGGCGAGGAGGACGCGGTCGGGCTGCTCGGCGGTGTTGCGGATGACGGGACCCAGCAGGTTGTCCTCGGCGGGTACCTCGTAGAGCGGCGGGATGCTCTTTTCGCGCAAGGCTCTGCTCCTCCTCGACACAACGGCGTGCTAGGGCGGGGGAGCCAGTCCAGCACGGCGGGTGCGCGAACACCAG encodes:
- a CDS encoding AMP-dependent synthetase/ligase, whose product is MREKSIPPLYEVPAEDNLLGPVIRNTAEQPDRVLLARQVDGAWRDVTAARFLAEVRSAAKGLIASGVGPRDKVAIMSRTRYEWTVLDYAAWGAGAVPVPVYETSSAEQVEWILRDSGAVAIVVETEAHRSLVAKVRPGLPALKQVWTIDDGALDQLDAGGASVTDEVLDERIAGLGADELATIVYTSGTTGRPKGCVITHRNLLAECGNTIARLRPLFHDDASSLLFLPLAHVLGRVIQLCSLAAPVKLGHVSDLKDLPAALTAFQPTFLPAVPRVFEKVYNSARAQAVAGGKQKVFDLAVDTSIAYSRALETPSGPGLALKLKHKLFDRLVYGKLRAVLGGRAAYALSGGAPLGERLGHFYRGLGFVVLEGYGLAESSAATTTNPPDVQKIGTVGLPLPGSSVRIADDGEVQLKGEHIFTGYWNNPEATAAVLDADGWFSTGDLGSLDEEGYLRITGRKKEIIVTSGGKNVAPAVIEDRIRSHALVAECMVVGDAKPFIAALITLDEEMLPRWAAQNGKGDLTPRQLREDPDLLAEVQLAVDLGNSAVSRAEAVREFRVLDGQFTEASGHLTPSLKLKRNVVRADFDAQIREIYAE